The Desulfovibrio sp. Fe33 genome includes a window with the following:
- a CDS encoding response regulator yields the protein MVKIKVLMVDDEERFRTTTAKILARKGYETILAGSGEEALEQLDAKPDVVILDVKMGGLDGHETLKIIKKRMPDLPVIMLTGHGDMPGAKKALDTGAFDYLAKPCDVDLLSTKIQDAYDYATKAPYVEKLAKGIMIPLDEYTQIPLDSTVRDAIKALEKSMRHLMATDRLMDTGHRSVVVTKHDGSVAGILSPLDLVDAIRPGYLSAPKPSMADSLQYSTMFWQGLFTSRVKEIMNNPVRDIMSDIIPVIDADANLMEVANTMITLPARRMLVRAGKEDVGIVREQEVFYEIAKIISSS from the coding sequence ATGGTTAAAATCAAGGTCCTCATGGTCGATGATGAGGAGCGCTTCCGGACTACCACCGCGAAAATATTAGCCCGCAAAGGATACGAGACGATTCTCGCGGGCAGCGGGGAAGAGGCGTTGGAGCAACTGGATGCGAAGCCGGACGTCGTCATTCTCGACGTCAAGATGGGCGGCCTGGACGGTCACGAAACACTCAAGATCATCAAGAAGAGAATGCCGGATCTGCCCGTGATTATGCTCACCGGACACGGCGACATGCCCGGAGCGAAGAAAGCCCTCGACACAGGGGCCTTCGACTACCTGGCCAAACCCTGCGACGTGGATCTCCTGAGCACCAAGATTCAGGACGCATACGACTACGCGACCAAGGCACCGTACGTCGAGAAACTGGCCAAGGGCATCATGATCCCCTTGGACGAATACACGCAGATCCCGCTGGACAGCACCGTCCGCGACGCCATCAAGGCCTTGGAAAAATCCATGCGCCACCTCATGGCTACGGATCGCCTGATGGACACCGGCCACCGCTCGGTGGTTGTGACCAAACATGACGGCAGCGTGGCCGGTATTCTCAGTCCCCTCGACCTCGTGGACGCCATCAGGCCGGGCTACCTGTCCGCCCCCAAACCGTCCATGGCCGACAGTCTGCAGTATTCGACCATGTTCTGGCAGGGACTGTTCACCTCGCGCGTTAAGGAGATCATGAACAATCCCGTTCGCGACATCATGTCCGACATCATCCCGGTCATCGACGCCGACGCCAACCTCATGGAAGTGGCCAACACCATGATTACCCTTCCGGCCCGGCGTATGCTCGTCAGAGCGGGGAAAGAGGATGTGGGCATCGTCCGCGAGCAGGAAGTCTTCTACGAAATCGCCAAGATCATTTCGTCCAGCTAA
- a CDS encoding response regulator has product MEQMKILLVDDEERLLSTTKKLFEKLGIEARTATSGTEALEVLKSYEAHVIFLDIKMPGMDGMETLQHIKKDYPISEVIILTGHATMETAVEGLKLGALDYLIKPVSMKDFLSKAEEAFEKVTLQKQKIRSARMADATGQGELR; this is encoded by the coding sequence ATGGAACAGATGAAAATCCTGCTCGTGGACGATGAAGAGCGACTGCTCAGCACCACGAAAAAACTCTTCGAGAAGCTCGGCATCGAGGCGCGAACCGCGACCTCCGGTACCGAAGCCTTGGAGGTGCTGAAGTCCTACGAGGCCCATGTGATCTTTCTCGACATCAAGATGCCCGGAATGGACGGCATGGAGACGTTGCAGCACATCAAGAAGGACTATCCCATCAGTGAGGTCATCATCCTCACCGGCCATGCCACCATGGAGACCGCTGTTGAAGGTCTCAAGCTCGGGGCTTTGGACTACCTGATCAAGCCCGTGAGCATGAAGGACTTTCTCAGCAAGGCCGAAGAAGCCTTCGAGAAGGTCACTCTCCAAAAACAGAAGATACGCTCCGCCCGGATGGCTGACGCCACCGGTCAGGGTGAACTGCGCTAG